The following proteins are co-located in the Clostridia bacterium genome:
- a CDS encoding GGGtGRT protein — protein MAQFEGKERRQAKIDAELKKLGFASLEEARDLCLSKGIDVEKIVKGVQPIAFENAVWAYTLGCAIAIKNGKASAVEAAEAIGVGLQAFCIPGSVAETRSVGLGHGNLAAMLLREETNCFCFLAGHESFAAAEGAIGIARTANKVRKEPLRVILNGLGKDAAYIISRINGFTYVETEYDFFTSELKVVREVPFSDGEKAKVKCYGANDVLEGVAIMQKEAVDVSITGNSTNPTRFQHPVAGTYKKWAIENGKKYFSVASGGGTGRTLHPDNMAAGPASYGLTDTMGRMHGDAQFAGSSSVPAHVEMMGLIGAGNNPMVGMTVACAVAVQEAMN, from the coding sequence ATGGCACAGTTTGAAGGTAAGGAAAGAAGACAAGCTAAGATCGACGCTGAACTTAAGAAATTGGGTTTTGCTTCTTTGGAAGAAGCAAGAGACCTCTGCTTGTCTAAAGGTATAGATGTTGAAAAAATCGTAAAAGGCGTTCAGCCTATCGCGTTTGAAAACGCGGTTTGGGCGTACACCTTAGGTTGCGCTATCGCAATCAAAAACGGCAAGGCTTCCGCTGTAGAAGCTGCTGAAGCAATCGGTGTTGGCTTGCAGGCATTCTGCATCCCCGGCTCTGTTGCTGAAACAAGAAGTGTAGGTTTGGGTCACGGTAACCTGGCTGCAATGCTTCTCCGTGAAGAAACCAACTGCTTCTGCTTCCTCGCAGGTCACGAATCCTTTGCAGCTGCTGAAGGCGCAATCGGTATCGCAAGAACTGCAAATAAAGTAAGAAAAGAACCCCTTCGCGTAATCTTGAACGGCTTGGGTAAAGATGCTGCATACATCATCTCCAGAATCAACGGTTTTACCTATGTGGAAACCGAATATGATTTCTTCACATCCGAGCTTAAGGTTGTTCGTGAAGTTCCGTTCTCCGATGGCGAAAAAGCAAAGGTTAAGTGCTACGGTGCAAACGACGTTTTGGAAGGTGTTGCTATCATGCAGAAGGAAGCCGTTGACGTTTCCATCACCGGTAACTCCACCAACCCGACCCGTTTCCAGCATCCTGTTGCAGGTACCTATAAGAAATGGGCTATCGAAAACGGTAAAAAATACTTCTCCGTTGCTTCCGGTGGCGGTACAGGCCGTACCCTTCACCCCGACAACATGGCTGCAGGCCCCGCTTCTTACGGCTTGACAGATACCATGGGTCGTATGCACGGTGATGCACAGTTCGCAGGTTCCTCCTCCGTTCCGGCTCACGTAGAAATGATGGGCTTAATCGGTGCAGGTAACAACCCCATGGTTGGTATGACCGTTGCTTGCGCTGTTGCAGTTCAGGAAGCTATGAACTAA